A genomic segment from Phragmites australis chromosome 6, lpPhrAust1.1, whole genome shotgun sequence encodes:
- the LOC133920628 gene encoding uncharacterized protein LOC133920628, whose protein sequence is MAEELRRWVAGMTRKPCPRSPFPPSMYPTMLEKVEGMKKVGAPTEETSKALVRIENMLKTYHRVWEANERQVQGLLRNGTKFRAYIAFVTVGSAFGLAKGADVAYKFIKG, encoded by the exons ATGGCGGAGGAGCTGCGACGATGGGTTGCTGGCATGACGAGGAAGCCTTGCCCCCGGTCCCCCTTCCCCCCGTCCATGTACCCAACG ATGCTGGAGAAGGTTGAGGGGATGAAGAAGGTTGGTGCTCCCACAGAGGAAACGTCCAAGGCTCTTGTAAGGATCGAGAACATGCTCAAGACTTACCACAGAGTCTGGGAAGCCAACGAAAG GCAAGTGCAAGGATTGCTGCGAAATGGAACGAAGTTTCGTGCGTACATCGCCTTTGTTACTGTTGGTTCTGCTTTTGGTCTGGCTAAGGGAGCTGATGTTGCCTACAAGTTCATCAAAGGCTGA
- the LOC133920629 gene encoding uncharacterized protein LOC133920629, protein MASTLLRTSTLRGSAFRRVLSAAAAAAPSGGEGLAARRAAPLRRLLHSGAPGDQPPTSLDEKVNLLHQSINELDMKVEKRFLIFASLQKLVEEKKLLNPFIQWSWQVGVVALIVFAERWMGSDRENN, encoded by the exons ATGGCTTCCACCCTGCTGCGCACGTCGACCCTCCGGGGAAGCGCCTTCCGCCGTGTCCTCTCAgcagcggctgcggctgcgccTTCAGGTGGGGAGGGGCTGGCAGCCCGCCGGGCTGCCCCGCTCCGTCGCCTCTTGCACTCGGGCGCTCCAGGTGATCAGCCTCCCACGTCTCTGGATGAGAAG GTTAATTTGTTACATCAGAGTATCAATGAGCTGGATATGAAAGTGGAGAAAagatttttaatatttgcaagcCTTCAAAA ACTGGTTGAGGAAAAGAAGCTACTCAATCCATTTATCCAGTGGTCATGGCAGGTGGGTGTTGTTGCTTTAATTGTATTCGCCGAGCGCTGGATGGGCTCAGACAGAGAGAATAATTAG